A single Nitrosospira multiformis ATCC 25196 DNA region contains:
- a CDS encoding CNP1-like family protein produces the protein MRTYLLIFWLLLSSTSISAFAQQQKFEYEFDHERPWVELQTELPPYPEQENLLQFDAGPASSNTHYVDGASITVGEDGVVRYTLVIKSPTGAMNVSYEGIRCQTNEKRTYAYGRNDKTWARAGLSKWVDLESIAQNYPQRALFRYFFCPLGLQTVKDTDEAIQALKAGIHPRAVRY, from the coding sequence ATGAGAACTTACCTGCTCATATTCTGGTTGCTGCTTTCGAGTACATCGATTTCAGCTTTTGCCCAGCAACAAAAATTCGAATATGAGTTCGATCATGAACGACCGTGGGTCGAGTTGCAGACGGAATTACCCCCGTATCCCGAACAGGAGAATCTGCTGCAATTCGATGCTGGTCCTGCAAGTTCGAATACGCATTACGTCGATGGTGCGTCTATTACAGTGGGAGAAGATGGTGTGGTGCGTTACACCCTCGTCATCAAGTCTCCCACCGGTGCGATGAATGTGAGCTACGAGGGAATACGCTGCCAGACCAACGAGAAGAGAACCTATGCCTATGGGCGCAACGATAAAACCTGGGCACGGGCAGGGCTGTCGAAATGGGTCGATCTCGAAAGTATTGCGCAGAACTATCCTCAGCGCGCGCTGTTCCGGTATTTTTTCTGTCCTCTCGGACTTCAGACAGTGAAGGATACGGATGAAGCGATCCAGGCATTGAAAGCCGGCATTCATCCGCGAGCGGTAAGGTATTAG
- a CDS encoding DUF3501 family protein, whose translation MPQITRSSLMTLEDYAKSRQEFRARVMAHKRNRKIHLGTNVTLIFEDELTMRYQIQEMLRVEKIFEEAGIQEELEAYNPLVPDGTNWKATMMIEYPDPVERVARLAELIGIEDKVWIKVNGFDPIYAIADEDLDRENEKKTASVHFLRFELELEMIKALREGASLSMGIDHSAYKVPGQEVDAAVRNALMDDLTADLAG comes from the coding sequence ATGCCTCAGATCACCCGCAGCAGCCTGATGACCCTGGAAGATTACGCAAAGTCACGGCAGGAATTCCGTGCGCGTGTAATGGCGCACAAACGTAACCGCAAGATACATCTCGGCACGAACGTGACTCTCATTTTCGAGGATGAGTTGACGATGCGGTATCAGATCCAGGAGATGCTGCGGGTAGAAAAGATTTTTGAGGAAGCGGGCATCCAGGAGGAACTGGAAGCCTACAATCCGCTGGTGCCGGATGGGACCAACTGGAAGGCAACGATGATGATCGAGTACCCGGATCCTGTTGAGCGCGTAGCCAGATTGGCCGAATTGATAGGCATAGAGGACAAGGTATGGATAAAAGTGAATGGCTTCGACCCGATCTATGCCATTGCCGATGAAGACCTGGACCGGGAGAATGAAAAAAAGACTGCTTCCGTCCATTTTCTGCGATTCGAGTTGGAGCTGGAAATGATAAAGGCATTGCGTGAAGGCGCCTCTTTGAGCATGGGCATTGATCATTCTGCCTATAAAGTGCCGGGACAGGAAGTGGATGCGGCAGTGCGGAATGCTTTGATGGATGATCTGACCGCAGATCTCGCGGGGTGA
- a CDS encoding (Fe-S)-binding protein — protein MTTREGSLEAPKRLPIDWENPEYYDEPKLFAEMERVFDICHGCRRCVNLCTAFPRLFDLIDEGSTGELDAVEKSRYWEVVDRCYLCDMCSMTKCPYVPPHPWNVDFPHLMLRAKAVKHEKGGTSFRDKLLSSTDAVGKLASIPVVVQAVNAINKAPATRKLMDSMLGIHAERRLPEYDSHRFRKTAQPNADHAVRNGERTPGKVAIYSTCYINYNEPGIGHDLLKILDHNEIPVCLVEKEACCGMPKLELGDLQAVKELKDKNIPPLAKLAREGYAILTAVPSCTLMYKQELPLMFPDNEDVKAVAKAMLDPFEYLTMRNRDGLLKTDFRKSLGKVSYHIPCHLRVQNIGQKTKDLLQMVPDTKVTVVERCSGHDGTWGVKSEYFADSMKIGRPVFRQMAQHDPDYISSDCAIAGRHIEQGMGETSAQKAHPLTLIRIAYGLP, from the coding sequence ATGACCACTCGCGAAGGCAGCCTGGAGGCGCCGAAGCGCCTTCCCATCGACTGGGAAAATCCGGAATATTATGACGAACCCAAGCTGTTCGCGGAGATGGAGCGTGTCTTCGACATATGTCACGGTTGCCGCCGCTGTGTGAATCTGTGCACCGCATTTCCGCGCTTGTTCGATCTCATAGATGAGGGGTCGACCGGCGAACTGGACGCGGTGGAGAAATCGAGATATTGGGAGGTAGTGGATCGCTGCTATCTCTGCGATATGTGCTCCATGACGAAATGCCCGTATGTGCCCCCTCATCCATGGAATGTCGATTTTCCACACCTGATGCTGCGCGCCAAGGCAGTCAAGCACGAAAAAGGCGGTACGAGTTTCCGTGACAAGCTATTATCCAGCACCGACGCGGTGGGCAAGCTTGCCAGCATTCCCGTCGTGGTCCAGGCAGTCAATGCGATCAACAAGGCGCCCGCTACCCGCAAACTGATGGACAGCATGCTTGGCATTCATGCAGAGCGCAGATTGCCGGAGTACGACAGTCACAGATTTCGCAAGACCGCCCAGCCGAACGCGGACCACGCGGTGCGCAACGGCGAGCGAACGCCCGGGAAAGTGGCAATTTATTCCACCTGTTACATCAACTATAACGAGCCCGGAATAGGGCACGATTTATTGAAGATACTGGACCATAACGAGATTCCAGTATGCCTGGTGGAGAAAGAAGCCTGTTGTGGAATGCCGAAGCTGGAGCTGGGTGACTTGCAAGCCGTGAAAGAACTCAAGGATAAAAATATCCCTCCCTTGGCGAAACTGGCCAGGGAAGGTTATGCAATACTTACAGCGGTGCCGTCCTGCACGCTCATGTACAAACAGGAATTGCCACTCATGTTTCCGGACAACGAGGATGTGAAGGCGGTAGCCAAAGCCATGCTCGATCCCTTCGAATATTTGACGATGCGAAATCGTGATGGGCTGTTGAAAACGGATTTCAGGAAATCGCTAGGCAAGGTTTCATATCATATTCCTTGCCATTTGCGCGTGCAGAATATCGGGCAGAAGACGAAAGATCTGTTGCAGATGGTGCCCGACACAAAGGTGACCGTAGTGGAGCGCTGCTCCGGGCACGACGGCACCTGGGGCGTAAAAAGCGAATACTTTGCCGACTCCATGAAGATCGGCAGGCCCGTGTTCAGGCAGATGGCCCAGCATGATCCTGACTATATCAGTTCCGATTGCGCGATCGCTGGTCGCCATATCGAGCAAGGCATGGGCGAAACAAGCGCGCAGAAGGCGCATCCCTTGACCCTCATCCGCATCGCATACGGGCTGCCCTGA
- a CDS encoding rubrerythrin family protein yields the protein MELKGTKTEENLKAAFAGESQANRRYLYFANKADVEGQNDVAVVFRSTAEGETGHAHGHLEYLEASGDPATGLPFGSTRANLETAIAGETHEYTDMYPGMAKTARDEGFDEIAEWFETLGKAERSHANRFQKALDSLGD from the coding sequence ATGGAACTCAAAGGAACCAAAACCGAGGAAAACTTGAAAGCGGCTTTTGCCGGGGAATCGCAGGCGAACCGGCGTTATCTCTACTTCGCAAACAAAGCGGATGTGGAAGGGCAAAACGATGTGGCAGTGGTTTTCCGCTCGACTGCTGAAGGCGAAACCGGACATGCGCACGGTCACCTCGAATACCTGGAGGCGAGTGGAGATCCAGCTACCGGCTTGCCATTTGGTTCGACGCGCGCCAACCTTGAAACAGCCATTGCGGGAGAGACGCATGAATATACCGATATGTATCCCGGAATGGCTAAAACTGCACGTGATGAAGGTTTCGATGAAATCGCCGAATGGTTTGAGACATTGGGCAAGGCCGAGCGCTCCCACGCCAATCGCTTCCAAAAGGCCTTGGACAGTCTCGGCGACTGA
- a CDS encoding D-2-hydroxyacid dehydrogenase, translating to MNHHVVFLERDSLKVEVRRPNFEHTYEEYAKTKPDQVVSHLQHATIAIINKVGLSEETLAQLPKLKMVAIAATGYDAVDIGACRRHGIAVANIRNYAIHTVPEHVFALVLALRRNLLAYRQEVEQGRWQKSEQFCLFTHEIRELFGATIGIVGEGTIGRGTAAIAQGFGMRVLFAHHESRKKKDMVLTPFDQVLAESDILSLHCPLTPATRNLIGVNELRKMKRSALLINTARGGLVDEAALVQALDDGTIAGAGFDVLTTEPPRNGNPLLGLRRPNFILTPHIAWASTEAMRFLADQLVDNIEAWVAGKPQNLLT from the coding sequence ATGAATCATCACGTCGTTTTTCTGGAAAGGGATTCCCTGAAGGTGGAAGTGCGCCGGCCTAATTTCGAGCACACGTATGAGGAGTACGCCAAAACGAAGCCTGACCAGGTGGTGTCGCATTTACAGCATGCAACCATCGCAATCATCAACAAGGTGGGGTTGAGCGAGGAAACTCTGGCACAATTGCCAAAGCTGAAAATGGTCGCCATTGCGGCCACCGGATATGACGCTGTCGATATCGGTGCTTGTCGCCGACACGGCATTGCAGTGGCGAATATCCGCAATTATGCAATTCATACCGTGCCTGAGCATGTATTCGCCCTGGTGCTCGCGCTACGCAGAAATCTTTTAGCCTATCGACAGGAGGTCGAGCAGGGAAGGTGGCAGAAATCGGAGCAGTTCTGCCTGTTTACTCATGAGATCCGTGAGTTGTTTGGCGCCACCATCGGTATTGTCGGGGAGGGCACGATCGGGCGCGGTACCGCCGCCATTGCACAGGGATTCGGCATGCGCGTGCTGTTTGCCCATCATGAATCGCGAAAGAAGAAGGACATGGTTCTTACCCCCTTCGATCAGGTACTTGCGGAATCCGACATCCTCTCGCTGCATTGCCCGCTGACCCCCGCTACCCGAAACCTGATTGGCGTGAACGAATTGCGCAAGATGAAGCGCAGCGCATTGCTCATCAACACGGCGCGGGGAGGATTGGTGGATGAGGCGGCATTGGTACAGGCTCTGGACGATGGCACTATCGCCGGCGCCGGTTTCGATGTGCTGACGACGGAACCTCCCAGAAACGGCAATCCCCTGCTTGGCTTGCGCCGTCCCAACTTTATCCTGACACCTCATATTGCTTGGGCCTCTACCGAGGCCATGCGTTTTCTTGCCGATCAGCTGGTCGACAATATCGAAGCCTGGGTGGCAGGCAAGCCGCAAAACCTGCTTACCTGA
- a CDS encoding DMT family transporter, with product MLTKQNKQYTRGGHGAFPIAALLVGATIWGLLWYPYRLLEQAGVSGAAATVITYLVALLLGLAVFRHELRTIRILDMETWLLVGIGLSAGWANLAYVLGVLHGEIMRVMLLFYLSPLWTIVFARFLLGEMLSMHGYLVIVFSLGGAIIMLWQPEGSLLPSSYADWMGISAGFMFALANVLSRKDQYHDVQLKSVAVWLGVALVALGYSLFLAGLPASVDVSTYTFLLLLLVGLTVFALSLVVQYGLTHTPANQAIVIMLFELVVAAVAAYFLTDEAMTLREWAGGAMIVSASLFSARMNRE from the coding sequence TTGCTCACAAAGCAAAATAAACAATATACCCGAGGTGGACATGGGGCTTTCCCCATTGCTGCCCTGCTTGTGGGGGCTACAATCTGGGGTTTGCTGTGGTATCCCTATCGATTATTGGAGCAGGCCGGGGTAAGCGGTGCGGCTGCAACCGTTATTACCTATCTTGTGGCCCTGTTGCTCGGCCTGGCTGTATTTCGTCATGAATTGCGCACCATACGCATACTTGACATGGAAACCTGGCTGCTGGTCGGAATAGGATTGTCCGCAGGGTGGGCGAATCTCGCTTACGTCCTCGGTGTGCTCCATGGCGAAATCATGCGGGTCATGCTGTTATTTTACCTCTCGCCGTTATGGACCATCGTGTTCGCGCGCTTCCTGCTGGGTGAGATGTTAAGCATGCACGGTTATCTAGTTATCGTTTTTTCCCTGGGGGGTGCGATAATCATGTTATGGCAACCGGAAGGCAGCCTGCTGCCTTCCTCCTATGCCGACTGGATGGGAATATCCGCTGGTTTCATGTTCGCTTTGGCCAACGTGCTGAGCAGAAAAGACCAGTATCATGATGTTCAATTAAAATCGGTTGCAGTATGGTTGGGAGTTGCGCTGGTGGCGTTAGGCTACAGTCTGTTCCTGGCTGGTCTGCCTGCCTCGGTCGATGTTTCCACCTATACGTTTCTGCTCCTGCTGCTGGTGGGGTTGACGGTATTTGCCCTGAGTCTGGTGGTGCAATACGGGCTTACCCATACCCCTGCCAACCAGGCTATCGTGATTATGCTGTTCGAGTTGGTAGTGGCGGCGGTGGCGGCTTACTTCCTGACGGATGAAGCCATGACACTGAGGGAATGGGCGGGTGGAGCAATGATCGTTTCGGCCAGTCTCTTTTCAGCGAGGATGAACCGGGAGTAA
- the dapC gene encoding succinyldiaminopimelate transaminase — MNPNLNRLQPYPFEKLTKLFEGIEPASAFTPISLHIGEPKHSTPDFIRQALMENLVKMAHYPATLGARSLRASIGKWLMQRYGLPAIDPDTEILPVNGSREALFSFAQAVIDSSKPGAIVICPNPFYQIYEGAALLAGATPSFLNTLPENDFSLDYAQLPDEVWSRTQLVYVCSPGNPTGRVMSMDEWRHLFELSDRYGFVIASDECYSEIYFDEASPPLGALQAAHRLGREGFSRLVVFSSLSKRSNVPGMRSGFVAGDAAILKKFLLYRTYHGSAMNPAVQAASEEAWNDEVHVVENRRLYREKFKAVIKLLQGALSVSLPDAAFYLWLKVPVNDVEFARQLYRDYNVTVLPGSYLARHAHGINPGENFVRIALVASVMECAAATERIKKLVSRL, encoded by the coding sequence TTGAATCCCAATCTGAACCGCCTGCAACCATACCCTTTTGAGAAACTCACCAAGCTATTTGAAGGAATCGAGCCTGCATCGGCTTTTACGCCTATCAGTCTCCACATCGGAGAGCCCAAGCATTCGACTCCGGATTTCATTCGCCAGGCCTTGATGGAAAATCTGGTGAAGATGGCGCACTATCCGGCAACCCTCGGCGCACGCTCCCTGCGCGCCAGCATCGGCAAATGGCTGATGCAGCGCTACGGCCTGCCGGCAATCGACCCCGATACGGAAATCCTGCCGGTCAATGGCAGCCGCGAAGCCTTGTTTTCTTTTGCGCAGGCAGTGATCGATTCTTCCAAGCCCGGTGCAATTGTAATTTGTCCGAACCCGTTTTATCAGATATACGAAGGCGCTGCATTGCTTGCGGGCGCAACGCCCAGTTTCCTCAATACCCTGCCAGAGAATGATTTTTCGCTCGACTATGCTCAATTACCGGATGAAGTATGGTCGCGCACGCAGCTTGTGTATGTCTGTTCGCCCGGGAATCCCACCGGCCGCGTAATGTCGATGGACGAATGGCGCCATCTGTTCGAACTTTCGGACCGTTATGGATTTGTCATTGCATCGGACGAATGTTACTCTGAAATCTATTTTGATGAAGCTTCTCCTCCATTGGGCGCGCTCCAGGCCGCCCACCGCTTGGGCCGGGAGGGCTTCTCCCGGCTGGTGGTATTCAGCAGCCTTTCCAAAAGATCGAATGTTCCCGGCATGCGTTCCGGATTCGTTGCCGGAGATGCGGCGATCCTGAAAAAATTCCTGCTCTACCGCACCTATCATGGCAGCGCGATGAACCCGGCGGTACAGGCGGCCAGCGAAGAGGCCTGGAATGATGAGGTTCATGTTGTCGAAAACCGCCGCCTCTACCGGGAGAAATTCAAGGCAGTCATCAAATTACTACAGGGCGCGCTGTCGGTTTCGCTGCCGGACGCGGCTTTCTACCTGTGGTTGAAGGTCCCGGTGAATGACGTCGAGTTCGCCCGGCAGCTCTATCGCGATTATAATGTCACGGTTTTGCCCGGCAGCTACCTCGCACGGCATGCGCACGGGATTAACCCCGGCGAAAATTTTGTCCGCATTGCCCTGGTGGCATCCGTAATGGAATGCGCCGCCGCTACCGAACGGATAAAGAAGCTGGTATCCAGATTGTAG
- the dapD gene encoding 2,3,4,5-tetrahydropyridine-2,6-dicarboxylate N-succinyltransferase, translated as MDQLQSTIEEAFERRAEMTPRNVEAKLKESITQVLEMLDSGKLRVAEKTDGEWKTHQWIKKAVLLSFRIEDNSFIKGGFSNYFDKVPSKFADYSSRDFRNGGFRVVPPATVRKGAFIASNVVLMPSYVNIGAYVDEGTMVDTWATVGSCAQIGKNVHLSGGVGIGGVLEPVQANPTIIEDNCFIGARSEVVEGVIVGENSVISMGVYIGQSTRIYNRETGEISYGRIPPGSVVVSGSLPSADGKYSLYCAVIVKQVDAKTRAKTGINELLRGI; from the coding sequence ATGGATCAGCTCCAAAGTACGATTGAAGAAGCGTTTGAACGCCGCGCCGAGATGACCCCGCGTAACGTCGAAGCGAAGCTCAAGGAATCCATTACCCAGGTACTGGAAATGCTCGACAGCGGCAAACTGCGGGTGGCGGAAAAAACAGACGGCGAATGGAAAACCCATCAATGGATAAAAAAAGCGGTGCTGTTGTCGTTCCGCATCGAGGACAACAGCTTCATCAAGGGTGGATTTTCCAATTATTTCGACAAAGTACCTTCCAAGTTCGCAGATTACAGCTCCCGCGATTTTCGTAATGGCGGTTTCCGCGTCGTGCCTCCCGCAACCGTACGCAAAGGCGCTTTCATTGCCAGCAATGTCGTACTGATGCCCTCCTACGTCAATATCGGCGCATACGTAGATGAAGGGACCATGGTCGACACCTGGGCTACAGTGGGTTCCTGCGCCCAGATCGGAAAAAACGTGCATCTATCCGGTGGGGTCGGAATCGGCGGGGTGCTCGAGCCCGTGCAGGCCAATCCTACCATCATCGAGGACAACTGCTTCATCGGCGCGCGTTCGGAAGTCGTGGAAGGCGTGATTGTCGGTGAAAACTCCGTGATTTCCATGGGGGTATACATCGGTCAGAGCACCCGGATTTATAACCGCGAAACAGGTGAAATCAGCTATGGCCGTATCCCTCCCGGTTCCGTCGTCGTTTCCGGCAGCCTGCCTTCCGCAGATGGCAAATACAGCCTCTATTGCGCAGTCATCGTGAAACAGGTGGACGCCAAGACCCGAGCTAAAACCGGTATCAATGAGCTGTTAAGGGGAATTTAA
- the dapE gene encoding succinyl-diaminopimelate desuccinylase: MLNDTLALAQMLIARRSPTPFDNGCQEILIDRLEKMGFDIERIRCGEVDNLWARRGTEAPLICFAGHTDVVPTGPLEKWESSPFDPVTRNGRLYGRGAADMKGSIAAFITSIEAFVAEHPDHNGSIALLITSDEEGIAVDGTVRVVEVLKARNELIDYCIVGEPTSVDKLGDMIKNGRRGSLSGTLTVKGIQGHIAYPHLAKNPIHLAAPAIAELANTEWDEGNEYFPPTTWQISNINGGTGATNVIPGEVTVLFNFRFSTASTIESLKARVHGILDRHNLEYDLQWENSGKPYLTPRGDLVDAVNAAIHTVTGIEPELSTSGGTSDGRFIADICPQVVELGPRNATIHKINEYVEVSDLDQLPRIYQLTMESLLLRK; encoded by the coding sequence ATGCTCAATGACACACTGGCGCTCGCGCAAATGTTGATCGCCCGCCGCTCTCCGACACCTTTCGACAATGGTTGCCAGGAAATCCTGATCGATCGCCTGGAAAAAATGGGCTTCGACATTGAAAGAATACGATGTGGAGAGGTGGATAATCTTTGGGCCAGGCGCGGAACGGAAGCGCCGCTGATTTGCTTTGCCGGCCACACCGATGTCGTGCCCACCGGGCCCCTGGAAAAATGGGAAAGCAGCCCGTTCGATCCCGTCACTCGAAATGGCAGGCTTTATGGGCGCGGGGCCGCAGACATGAAGGGATCGATAGCAGCATTCATCACCTCGATCGAGGCTTTCGTGGCGGAACATCCCGATCACAATGGCTCGATTGCGCTCCTGATCACGTCGGATGAGGAAGGTATTGCGGTAGACGGTACTGTACGGGTGGTGGAAGTCCTCAAGGCACGCAATGAACTGATCGATTATTGCATCGTCGGGGAACCGACCTCTGTCGACAAGCTTGGCGATATGATCAAGAACGGCCGACGCGGCTCCCTGTCCGGAACGTTAACCGTGAAAGGAATACAGGGCCATATTGCCTATCCTCACTTGGCAAAAAACCCAATCCACCTGGCGGCTCCCGCCATCGCCGAACTGGCCAATACGGAGTGGGATGAAGGCAACGAATATTTCCCCCCTACCACCTGGCAGATTTCAAATATCAATGGAGGTACGGGTGCTACCAACGTGATTCCCGGTGAAGTAACGGTATTGTTCAACTTTCGTTTCTCCACTGCAAGCACGATAGAATCGCTTAAAGCCCGAGTGCACGGAATTCTCGACCGGCATAACCTCGAATATGACTTGCAATGGGAAAATTCAGGCAAGCCTTATCTCACCCCAAGGGGCGACCTGGTCGATGCAGTGAATGCCGCCATTCACACCGTGACAGGAATCGAGCCTGAGCTTTCCACCTCGGGGGGAACCTCGGACGGCCGGTTCATCGCCGACATCTGCCCGCAAGTGGTGGAATTGGGACCACGGAATGCAACCATCCACAAGATCAACGAATACGTTGAAGTTTCGGATCTGGATCAGTTGCCCCGGATTTACCAGCTCACGATGGAAAGCCTGTTGCTGAGAAAATAA
- the prmB gene encoding 50S ribosomal protein L3 N(5)-glutamine methyltransferase produces MFIEAKNQLQTIRDVLRFAISRFNDAGLHFGHGSASAYDEAAYLILHTLHLPLDRLEPFLDARILPGELELVLKIIERRATEKIPAAYLTREAWLGDFHFYVDERVIVPRSFIAELLREQLAPWMEEPAEVYSALDLCTGSGCLAILLAHAFPNAAIDATDISANALQVAEKNVEEYGLEDRIDLIQSDLFAALADRRYDLIVSNPPYVNAEAMAALPEEYRHEPQSALASGEDGLKATKVILRDAANHLTADGLLIVEIGHNREALERAFPDTPFTWLDTSAGDEFVFLLKRDQLPRHQAL; encoded by the coding sequence ATGTTCATTGAAGCCAAAAACCAGCTCCAGACCATCCGCGACGTACTGCGTTTCGCCATAAGCCGCTTTAACGATGCAGGGCTTCATTTTGGTCATGGCTCTGCCTCGGCGTATGACGAAGCAGCTTATCTCATTCTCCACACGCTGCATCTTCCACTTGACCGGCTGGAACCGTTTCTGGATGCCCGCATCCTTCCGGGCGAGCTGGAACTGGTCCTGAAAATAATCGAGCGCCGTGCAACAGAAAAGATTCCGGCTGCCTATCTGACGAGAGAAGCCTGGCTGGGGGATTTCCATTTTTATGTGGATGAACGCGTGATCGTACCGCGCTCCTTCATTGCGGAATTGCTGCGAGAACAACTTGCGCCCTGGATGGAAGAGCCGGCAGAAGTTTATTCCGCATTGGATCTTTGCACCGGCTCCGGATGTCTGGCGATACTGCTCGCACATGCGTTTCCCAATGCAGCCATCGATGCGACAGATATTTCAGCGAATGCCTTGCAGGTTGCTGAAAAAAATGTGGAGGAGTATGGCCTGGAGGACCGGATCGATCTTATCCAGTCGGATCTATTCGCGGCATTGGCAGACCGCCGCTACGATCTTATTGTCAGCAATCCGCCCTATGTCAACGCGGAAGCAATGGCAGCGTTGCCGGAGGAATATCGCCATGAGCCGCAGAGTGCGCTTGCCAGCGGCGAGGATGGACTGAAGGCGACAAAGGTAATACTACGGGACGCAGCAAACCATTTGACCGCTGATGGGTTACTCATTGTCGAAATCGGTCATAACAGGGAAGCCCTGGAGCGTGCCTTTCCCGATACACCTTTTACCTGGCTGGACACCAGTGCAGGCGATGAGTTTGTTTTCCTGCTGAAACGGGACCAGCTTCCCAGGCATCAGGCTTTGTAA
- the rluB gene encoding 23S rRNA pseudouridine(2605) synthase RluB, whose amino-acid sequence MKTRSSPSPEAVRRRRSMKITKSPASSTPADSPKSLQSPVRSRLRGAGLKGSIKPAATPQSGVGSTSPQPVTQKLHKVLAQAGLGSRREMEELIASGQVTINGKTAQVGDRIAARDVVRVGKRVVHFRSARRLPRVMLYHKPEGEIVSQDDPQGRTSVFDKLPQLRSSKWIAIGRLDYNTSGLLVFTTDGELANRLMHPRFEVEREYAVRIIGRLTPEQATLLTSGVELEDGAAKFDYLSDEGGEGSNHWYRVILKEGRNREVRRMFEAVGMTVSRLMRVRFGPINLPSRLKRGKSMELNEAEIGRLLELVGYKA is encoded by the coding sequence ATGAAAACCAGGTCATCGCCGTCCCCCGAGGCGGTCAGACGACGCCGTTCCATGAAAATCACAAAGTCTCCCGCTTCGTCAACTCCGGCAGACTCACCCAAATCACTCCAATCGCCTGTACGAAGCCGGCTGAGAGGAGCGGGGCTAAAGGGATCGATAAAACCCGCGGCAACACCTCAATCTGGCGTGGGTTCCACCTCCCCTCAACCCGTTACGCAGAAATTGCACAAGGTGCTGGCCCAGGCGGGATTGGGTTCGAGACGCGAAATGGAAGAGCTGATCGCCAGTGGACAGGTGACGATCAACGGAAAGACCGCACAAGTGGGGGACCGTATCGCCGCTCGAGATGTCGTGAGAGTAGGGAAGCGCGTCGTTCACTTCAGATCCGCCCGCCGTCTGCCCCGCGTCATGCTCTATCACAAGCCGGAGGGGGAAATCGTCAGCCAGGATGATCCCCAAGGCCGTACGTCGGTCTTCGACAAACTGCCGCAGTTGAGGTCGTCCAAATGGATTGCTATTGGCAGGTTGGATTACAACACCAGCGGTTTGCTGGTTTTCACCACGGATGGGGAATTGGCCAACCGGCTGATGCATCCGCGCTTCGAAGTCGAGCGCGAATACGCAGTGCGGATCATCGGAAGGCTGACGCCGGAGCAGGCAACGTTGCTGACCTCGGGTGTTGAGCTGGAGGACGGCGCGGCCAAGTTCGATTACCTGTCGGATGAAGGGGGTGAGGGCTCCAACCACTGGTATCGCGTGATATTGAAGGAAGGCAGGAATCGCGAAGTACGGCGGATGTTCGAAGCGGTGGGAATGACGGTGAGCCGCCTGATGCGGGTTCGTTTTGGCCCTATCAACTTGCCCTCCCGTTTGAAACGGGGAAAGTCGATGGAATTGAACGAGGCAGAGATAGGACGCCTGCTGGAACTGGTCGGTTACAAAGCCTGA
- the recR gene encoding recombination mediator RecR has translation MNAPRSLDELINALRCLPGVGPRSAQRMAYHLLQRDQEGARRLADSLDYALEHVRHCEKCNNFTEEVVCELCSSQRRDPALLCVVEMPADLLMMEQAHCYKGMYFVLMGRLSPLDGIGPREINLDRLLKRARDNMVKEVILATNFTVEGEATAHYIGEMLQNEGLKITRIARGLPVGGELEHVDSGTLAQAVLERREVK, from the coding sequence GTGAACGCCCCGCGGAGTCTCGATGAATTGATCAATGCGTTACGCTGCTTGCCCGGTGTCGGTCCCCGGTCAGCACAACGCATGGCATATCATTTGTTGCAGCGCGACCAGGAGGGGGCGCGTCGCCTCGCAGATTCACTCGACTATGCACTGGAACATGTCAGGCATTGCGAAAAATGCAATAACTTTACCGAAGAGGTCGTATGCGAGTTATGCAGTTCTCAACGGCGGGATCCTGCTCTGCTGTGCGTGGTGGAGATGCCTGCCGATTTGCTAATGATGGAGCAGGCACATTGCTACAAAGGCATGTATTTCGTGTTGATGGGGCGACTCTCACCTCTGGATGGCATCGGCCCTCGGGAAATCAATCTTGATCGGCTGTTGAAGCGCGCTCGGGATAATATGGTGAAGGAAGTCATTCTTGCTACCAATTTTACCGTGGAAGGTGAAGCTACGGCGCATTATATCGGGGAGATGCTGCAGAACGAGGGCCTGAAAATCACGCGTATCGCGCGGGGATTGCCAGTGGGGGGGGAGTTGGAGCACGTGGATAGCGGTACCCTCGCGCAGGCAGTGCTCGAGCGCAGGGAAGTCAAGTAG